The proteins below are encoded in one region of Sulfolobus islandicus Y.N.15.51:
- a CDS encoding glycoside hydrolase family 57 protein: MIKASCLSMVNLPKKSRTLLLLFFLTSLVSAPLFISTSQSISVNFTVSSNGMVTIYIGGIPQNNTVILHYGIESGPQQAWTSISNVVMKWDGQNFSATIGPFANGTWIGWVFYDNTTGQWINYDNHPFWNWNLEVNPPNVGQTYATVLQNGSILITAIGRAPDEFDIHYGLTSGPQTGLPWSNITDELMTYNPLWGNYTIIIGPFKPGQWVQWVYHDLTLNQWYHNVSGQNFAIQDVYSFIQYINASYNRYVYIEGQPANVSIYLQNTISQAINSLISIQVAGKAYNISSTLKPGYNLLSLTLDTSQIPQGIYYPQLNIYVNNSLQRQATLPPLYILNITGKKPLSLVIVWNMHQPLYVAPNGSWEQPWVWLHTGQDFYWDGSLVGAYELQALLIKQFNVSVTIDFTPVLLYQWETILHEKNYSFTSNFGINPNHDIVAVNYTINIYRQLINDGKVDVLTVPFYHPLQPLLLQDGYWSDVLTQIRMGENFTHEVFGVWANGTWTPEMAFDMDLVGIYNESNISYTILDQQGFLPYTTLVTGSLNPDQPFIVENNLGQTIIVLFRNTTLSNEFGFKFFSQSPQLTAQELIQQLAEIYMNNPGGVVTVALDGENPLIFNPNTGPADLYAIYQALSEYQGQWLITQTASEAIATHKPYSVITNLPVNSWDLNLNYWNNGYLGKTEIWQNVSLAREYLVAYTVAVGANISPLVYLPLNETPNSTNLVYTLWNYLYVAEGSDWTWQTGPPAYGPLWFKEQALLYTSTIISEVKHQFDLIRLQSVKLDGSNLKLSIYNGINTTVHLLLVITNGKQQIQLPIILSQGQNNFKIKIYNISSQLQIALYSPITPSQVGLTLIPINSYGFLVAQYQVNLNKSTSSMGTYLLTLIGILVLSAIIVIVMKRGHI; the protein is encoded by the coding sequence ATGATAAAAGCCTCATGTTTATCAATGGTTAATCTCCCTAAAAAGTCAAGGACACTTTTACTTCTATTTTTTCTCACAAGTTTAGTCTCAGCGCCCCTCTTCATTTCAACGTCACAGTCGATAAGCGTAAACTTCACTGTTTCGAGCAATGGTATGGTGACTATTTACATTGGAGGCATACCACAAAATAATACTGTCATTTTACATTATGGAATCGAAAGCGGACCACAACAAGCATGGACTAGCATCTCTAACGTAGTAATGAAATGGGATGGGCAAAATTTCAGTGCGACTATAGGGCCATTCGCTAATGGAACTTGGATAGGTTGGGTGTTTTACGACAATACTACTGGACAATGGATAAATTACGATAATCACCCATTCTGGAATTGGAATTTAGAGGTTAATCCTCCAAATGTAGGGCAAACTTACGCTACAGTGCTTCAAAACGGTTCAATATTAATAACGGCTATAGGGAGAGCACCAGATGAGTTCGATATACATTATGGGCTAACTTCTGGACCTCAGACTGGATTACCATGGAGCAATATAACTGATGAATTAATGACTTACAATCCATTATGGGGTAATTACACGATAATCATAGGTCCGTTTAAGCCAGGCCAATGGGTACAATGGGTCTATCACGATCTGACTCTAAATCAATGGTATCACAACGTATCTGGTCAAAACTTCGCAATACAAGACGTTTATTCATTCATTCAATACATCAATGCTTCATATAATAGATATGTTTACATTGAGGGTCAGCCAGCAAATGTTTCAATATACCTACAGAACACTATCTCACAAGCGATTAATTCCTTAATTTCGATTCAGGTAGCGGGAAAAGCATATAATATCTCTTCAACATTAAAACCTGGATATAATCTATTATCCCTTACATTAGATACCTCCCAAATACCACAAGGGATATATTATCCACAATTAAACATTTACGTGAATAATAGTCTTCAGAGGCAGGCAACTCTACCACCATTATATATCCTAAACATTACTGGGAAGAAGCCCTTAAGTTTGGTAATAGTCTGGAATATGCATCAGCCCCTTTATGTAGCTCCAAATGGTAGTTGGGAACAACCTTGGGTATGGCTACACACTGGACAAGACTTTTATTGGGATGGAAGTTTAGTTGGAGCTTACGAATTGCAAGCGTTATTGATAAAACAGTTTAACGTTAGTGTAACGATAGACTTCACGCCTGTTCTATTATATCAATGGGAGACAATATTGCACGAGAAGAATTATAGCTTTACGTCTAATTTTGGAATTAATCCAAATCACGATATAGTTGCCGTAAATTATACCATTAATATCTATAGGCAACTAATTAATGACGGTAAGGTAGATGTCCTCACAGTGCCATTTTATCACCCTTTACAGCCATTGTTACTTCAAGATGGTTATTGGAGTGACGTCTTAACGCAAATCAGAATGGGTGAGAATTTCACTCATGAAGTATTTGGAGTATGGGCTAATGGTACGTGGACTCCAGAAATGGCATTTGATATGGATTTAGTAGGAATTTATAATGAGAGTAACATATCCTATACGATACTAGACCAACAAGGTTTCTTACCTTATACCACATTGGTTACTGGTTCATTAAACCCAGATCAACCCTTCATCGTGGAGAATAACCTAGGTCAAACTATTATTGTACTATTTAGAAACACCACTCTATCTAACGAATTTGGTTTTAAGTTCTTTAGCCAATCTCCTCAGCTTACTGCACAAGAACTCATACAGCAATTGGCTGAAATATATATGAACAATCCGGGTGGAGTTGTCACAGTTGCTTTAGATGGAGAGAATCCTCTCATCTTTAATCCAAACACTGGTCCAGCTGATCTATATGCAATCTATCAAGCTTTATCTGAATATCAAGGGCAATGGCTAATAACTCAAACTGCTAGTGAGGCAATAGCTACTCACAAGCCTTATAGTGTAATAACCAATCTACCTGTGAATTCGTGGGATCTTAATCTAAACTATTGGAATAATGGATATCTTGGTAAGACAGAAATATGGCAAAATGTTTCGCTAGCTAGGGAATATCTAGTAGCTTATACGGTAGCTGTTGGAGCCAACATTTCACCATTAGTCTATCTACCTTTGAACGAGACACCGAACTCAACTAATTTAGTATACACATTATGGAACTACCTATATGTTGCAGAAGGTAGTGATTGGACATGGCAGACGGGTCCTCCAGCATATGGTCCATTATGGTTTAAAGAACAAGCACTACTTTACACTTCTACGATAATTTCAGAGGTTAAACACCAATTTGATCTAATAAGACTGCAAAGTGTAAAGCTAGATGGAAGCAACTTAAAGCTCAGCATATATAATGGAATCAATACTACAGTGCATTTATTACTTGTAATTACTAACGGTAAACAACAAATACAATTACCTATAATATTAAGTCAAGGACAAAACAACTTTAAGATAAAAATATATAACATATCTAGTCAGCTTCAAATAGCGCTGTATTCTCCAATCACTCCCTCACAAGTTGGCTTAACATTGATACCCATTAATAGTTATGGATTTCTAGTAGCTCAATATCAAGTTAATCTAAACAAATCTACAAGCTCCATGGGAACTTACTTGTTGACGTTAATTGGTATACTAGTATTGTCAGCAATAATAGTTATAGTAATGAAGAGAGGTCACATTTAG
- a CDS encoding APC family permease: MSRKKLSVFEAFSLSFGGQAPFTSMITFGTIGLQLGGSFLTIATIIGTILVLLNGIVIYRLSLRYSQHGGYFTYAFYSLTERLGLVTGWLFLLYAFTYGGTLLAGSIYIITSYLKINADLIAFLVLLFSAFLVIRGLDVSVKYAEFISIAEIVAIIISSVVLLLETKPSFNLTIPANPFLVILYAIGMPIGYGNLNPMSEDIKNAKKIVGIITVIVILLGGLLSALLFYASALYGTDLIEILLDKTGFIFPYLIFSALNGGILGGIAYIIAMSRIVYAMSLKNFMPSIISSLKYNRPYNAEVVSLIIYTVILFLLTHFAGLYTTFLVLGGLTVLSYLIISLSANLSLFRIALKKLRKRKMEITLAIFSTILSLIILVYSIQENTPIINYIFFAWIIAGFIYAEVLEIAGNNGKNDED, translated from the coding sequence GTGAGTAGGAAAAAACTTTCAGTTTTTGAAGCGTTTTCACTATCATTTGGAGGCCAAGCACCCTTTACGTCCATGATTACATTTGGCACAATAGGTTTACAACTTGGTGGATCATTCTTAACTATTGCCACAATTATCGGGACAATCCTAGTGTTATTAAATGGTATAGTAATATATAGACTGTCGTTAAGGTATTCCCAGCATGGAGGATACTTTACTTATGCCTTCTATTCGCTTACCGAAAGGCTCGGATTAGTAACTGGATGGTTATTTTTACTTTACGCGTTTACTTACGGTGGTACATTATTAGCTGGTTCAATTTACATTATAACAAGTTATTTAAAGATAAATGCTGACTTAATCGCATTTTTAGTCCTATTATTTTCAGCATTTCTAGTTATAAGGGGTTTAGACGTTTCCGTTAAATACGCCGAGTTCATAAGTATTGCTGAAATCGTCGCAATAATTATCAGCTCAGTTGTGCTCTTGTTAGAGACAAAACCAAGTTTTAACCTAACAATTCCGGCTAATCCCTTTCTAGTTATACTTTACGCCATAGGAATGCCCATAGGTTATGGGAATTTGAATCCGATGAGTGAAGATATAAAGAATGCGAAGAAAATTGTGGGAATAATTACTGTTATCGTGATACTTTTAGGTGGATTACTATCAGCTTTACTTTTTTACGCTAGTGCGCTATATGGGACGGATTTGATAGAAATTCTTTTAGATAAGACTGGATTTATATTTCCCTATTTGATCTTCTCAGCTTTAAATGGTGGGATCTTAGGTGGAATAGCTTATATTATAGCAATGTCTAGGATCGTTTATGCAATGTCATTAAAGAACTTTATGCCATCAATTATTTCATCGCTTAAGTATAATAGACCATATAACGCTGAGGTCGTATCGCTCATTATCTACACTGTTATTTTGTTTCTCTTAACTCACTTCGCTGGGTTATATACAACCTTTCTAGTACTAGGAGGACTTACGGTATTAAGCTATTTAATAATATCACTTTCAGCCAATCTTTCGCTGTTTAGGATAGCGTTAAAGAAACTAAGGAAGAGGAAAATGGAAATAACCCTTGCAATCTTCTCCACGATATTATCCTTAATAATATTAGTGTATTCGATACAAGAAAACACTCCCATAATTAACTACATATTCTTCGCTTGGATAATAGCTGGGTTTATCTATGCAGAAGTACTTGAAATAGCCGGAAATAATGGAAAAAATGATGAGGATTAA